In Prosthecomicrobium sp. N25, one DNA window encodes the following:
- a CDS encoding NAD(P)H-quinone oxidoreductase — protein sequence MTLPTTMTAIGIKAPGGPEVLVPETRPVPQPGPGEILVKVAAAGVNRPDVLQREGGYPPPTGASDIPGLEIAGEVAALGEGAARFAPGDRVTALVAGGGYAEYAVVHESNAMPVPKGLGLIEAAAIPETFFTVWSNVFDRAGLKPGEVFMVHGGTSGIGTTAIQLAKAFGATVIATAGSPEKCQACLDLGADLAVDYRQEDFVKAAKDFTGQKGVDVILDMVGGDYIEKNHEAAAVEGRIVQIAFLKGPKVTVNFTRIMLKRLVHTGSTLRARDVAFKAGIARALEAKVWPLIEAGRVKVVLDSTFPLADAAKAHARMETNAHVGKIVLTV from the coding sequence ATGACCTTGCCGACCACCATGACCGCCATCGGCATCAAGGCGCCCGGTGGCCCCGAGGTGCTGGTCCCCGAAACCCGCCCCGTCCCGCAGCCGGGGCCCGGCGAGATCCTCGTCAAGGTGGCGGCCGCCGGCGTGAACCGCCCGGACGTCCTTCAGCGCGAGGGCGGCTATCCGCCGCCCACGGGCGCCTCCGACATCCCCGGCCTGGAGATCGCCGGCGAGGTCGCGGCCCTCGGCGAGGGTGCCGCGCGCTTCGCCCCCGGTGACCGCGTCACGGCACTCGTCGCCGGCGGGGGATATGCGGAATACGCCGTGGTGCACGAGTCGAACGCGATGCCCGTGCCGAAGGGCCTCGGCCTCATCGAGGCCGCCGCCATTCCGGAGACCTTCTTCACCGTCTGGTCGAACGTCTTCGACCGGGCCGGCCTGAAGCCGGGCGAGGTGTTCATGGTCCATGGCGGCACCTCCGGCATCGGCACCACCGCCATCCAGCTCGCCAAGGCGTTCGGGGCGACCGTCATCGCCACCGCCGGCTCGCCCGAGAAGTGCCAGGCCTGCCTTGACCTCGGCGCGGACCTCGCGGTGGACTACCGCCAGGAGGACTTCGTCAAGGCGGCCAAGGACTTCACCGGCCAGAAGGGGGTCGACGTGATCCTCGACATGGTCGGCGGCGACTACATCGAGAAGAACCACGAGGCCGCCGCCGTGGAGGGCCGCATCGTCCAGATCGCCTTCCTCAAGGGGCCAAAGGTGACGGTCAACTTCACCCGCATCATGCTGAAGCGGCTCGTCCACACCGGCTCCACGCTGCGCGCCCGCGACGTCGCCTTCAAGGCCGGCATCGCCCGCGCCCTGGAGGCGAAGGTGTGGCCCCTGATCGAGGCCGGCCGCGTCAAGGTCGTGCTGGATTCGACCTTCCCGCTCGCCGACGCCGCCAAGGCCCATGCCCGCATGGAGACCAACGCCCATGTGGGCAAGATCGTGCTCACGGTCTGA
- a CDS encoding DUF1013 domain-containing protein, producing the protein MATVPNTPLMPKATAVWLVENTGLSFDQIAAFCRLHPLEVKAIADGEAAQGIKGLDPVITGQLTREEIERVQRDPAARLKLAERKVRVPEQKRRGPRYTPVSRRQDRPNAILWLMRNHAELKDAAIMRLVGTTKTTIQQIRERTHWNAANLTPMDPVTLGLCSQLELDLEVERASKGGPRREEGDAGAQVLLPVEQTTAPEALEEQEEKELDADKIFAKLKSLKGPAEAEEE; encoded by the coding sequence ATGGCCACAGTGCCCAACACGCCGCTCATGCCGAAGGCCACCGCCGTTTGGCTGGTCGAGAATACCGGACTGAGCTTCGACCAGATCGCCGCCTTTTGCCGCCTGCACCCGCTCGAGGTGAAGGCCATCGCGGACGGCGAGGCGGCACAGGGCATCAAGGGCCTCGACCCGGTCATCACCGGCCAGCTGACCCGCGAGGAGATCGAGCGCGTGCAGCGCGATCCGGCCGCCCGCCTGAAGCTCGCCGAGCGCAAGGTGCGCGTGCCCGAGCAGAAGCGCCGCGGACCGCGCTATACCCCGGTCTCGCGCCGCCAGGACCGGCCGAACGCCATCCTGTGGCTGATGCGCAATCATGCTGAGCTGAAAGACGCGGCCATCATGCGCCTCGTCGGCACCACCAAGACCACCATCCAGCAGATCCGCGAGCGCACCCACTGGAACGCCGCCAACCTGACCCCGATGGACCCGGTGACGCTCGGTCTCTGCTCCCAGCTGGAACTCGACCTCGAAGTGGAGCGCGCCTCCAAGGGCGGCCCGCGCCGCGAGGAGGGCGATGCCGGCGCCCAGGTTCTGCTGCCCGTCGAGCAGACCACCGCCCCCGAGGCGCTCGAGGAGCAGGAGGAGAAGGAGCTCGATGCGGACAAGATCTTCGCCAAGCTGAAGAGCCTCAAGGGCCCCGCCGAGGCCGAGGAGGAGTGA
- the mtnA gene encoding S-methyl-5-thioribose-1-phosphate isomerase produces MKVDGRSYRTIWTKAHAGDVSVIDQTKLPHRFEIATLHTLEDAARAIETMVVRGAPLIGATAAYGMALGMRERADEQGLRAAYDRLIRTRPTAVNLRWALDEVRKILGDVAPSARIDAAYAAAAEIADEDVAINAAIGRHGLDLFRRIAATKRGKRLNILTHCNAGWLATVDWGTATAPIYMAHEAGIPVHVWVDETRPRNQGAFLTAWELGHHGVPHTVIADNTGGHLMQHGMVDAVIVGTDRTTAAGDVANKIGTYLKALAAKDNGVPFYVALPSPTIDFRISDGLKEIPIEERHGHEVSHIAGRTADDRIETVQLVPDGSPVANYAFDVTPARLVTALVTERGVAPATAEGIRSLFPDGR; encoded by the coding sequence ATGAAGGTCGACGGCCGGTCCTATCGGACGATCTGGACGAAGGCCCATGCGGGCGACGTCTCGGTCATCGACCAGACCAAGCTGCCGCACCGCTTCGAGATCGCGACGCTGCACACGCTGGAGGACGCGGCGCGGGCGATCGAAACCATGGTGGTGCGCGGCGCGCCGCTGATCGGCGCCACGGCGGCCTACGGCATGGCGCTCGGCATGCGCGAGCGGGCCGACGAGCAGGGGTTGCGGGCGGCCTACGACCGGCTGATCCGGACGCGGCCCACGGCCGTCAACCTGCGCTGGGCGCTCGACGAGGTGCGCAAGATCCTGGGCGACGTGGCTCCGTCGGCGCGCATCGACGCGGCCTATGCGGCGGCGGCCGAGATCGCCGACGAGGACGTCGCCATCAACGCGGCGATCGGGCGGCACGGGCTGGATCTGTTCCGGCGGATCGCGGCGACGAAGCGCGGCAAGCGGCTGAACATCCTCACCCATTGCAATGCCGGCTGGCTCGCGACGGTGGACTGGGGGACCGCGACGGCGCCGATCTACATGGCGCACGAGGCCGGGATCCCGGTCCATGTGTGGGTCGACGAGACCCGGCCGCGCAACCAGGGCGCCTTCCTGACCGCCTGGGAGCTCGGCCACCACGGCGTGCCCCATACGGTGATCGCGGACAACACGGGCGGGCACCTGATGCAGCACGGGATGGTGGACGCGGTCATCGTCGGGACCGACCGGACGACCGCGGCGGGCGACGTCGCCAACAAGATCGGCACCTACCTGAAGGCGCTCGCCGCCAAGGACAACGGCGTGCCCTTCTACGTCGCCCTGCCCTCCCCGACAATCGACTTCCGCATCTCCGACGGCTTGAAGGAGATCCCGATCGAGGAGCGTCACGGGCATGAGGTCAGCCACATCGCCGGGCGGACCGCGGACGACCGGATCGAGACCGTACAGCTGGTGCCGGACGGGTCCCCGGTCGCCAACTACGCCTTCGACGTCACCCCGGCGCGGCTGGTGACGGCGCTCGTCACGGAACGCGGCGTCGCCCCGGCGACCGCCGAGGGCATCCGGTCGCTCTTCCCGGACGGCCGCTGA
- a CDS encoding Zn-dependent hydrolase: MQNLQINPQRLWDSLMETARIGGTPKGGIKRLTLTDEDKQIRDWFKAEAEALGCRVTVDEVGNMFATRPGRRADLLPIAMGSHLDTQPTGGKFDGVLGVLGALEAMRTLVDLGYETNAPLEIVNWANEEGSRFAPAMLASGVYAGVFTPDFAYSREDRQGIRYGDELERIGYRGPEKAGAHKFGAMFELHIEQGPILEDEGRMIGVVQGVQGMRWYEVTVTGQDAHTGATPMYLRKNALLGAARMIDRIDAIAQEHAPNAVGTVGLIENRPNSRNVIPGEVFFTVDLRHPDDAVLDVMESKLRQALGEILTPLKLAYEEKRIWHSPAVRFAPALIDCVRIGAERAGFPHRDMVSGAGHDAAYVARVAPTTMIFVPCAGGISHNEAESTSFDECAAGAQVLLNAVLEYDRRLG; encoded by the coding sequence ATGCAGAACCTCCAGATCAACCCGCAACGCCTCTGGGACAGCCTGATGGAGACGGCCCGGATCGGCGGCACGCCGAAGGGCGGGATCAAGCGGCTGACGCTCACCGACGAGGACAAGCAGATCCGAGACTGGTTCAAGGCCGAGGCCGAGGCCCTCGGCTGCAGGGTCACGGTCGACGAGGTCGGCAACATGTTCGCGACCCGGCCCGGCAGGCGGGCCGACCTCCTGCCGATCGCCATGGGATCGCACCTCGACACCCAGCCGACGGGGGGCAAGTTCGACGGCGTGCTGGGCGTGCTCGGGGCGCTCGAGGCCATGCGGACGCTCGTCGACCTCGGCTACGAGACCAACGCGCCGCTCGAGATCGTCAACTGGGCCAACGAGGAGGGCTCGCGCTTCGCGCCCGCGATGCTGGCCTCGGGGGTCTATGCCGGCGTCTTCACGCCCGACTTCGCCTACAGCCGCGAGGACCGGCAGGGGATCCGGTACGGCGACGAGCTGGAGCGGATCGGCTATCGCGGACCCGAAAAGGCCGGGGCGCACAAGTTCGGCGCGATGTTCGAGCTGCATATCGAGCAGGGCCCGATCCTGGAGGACGAGGGCCGGATGATCGGCGTCGTGCAGGGCGTCCAGGGCATGCGCTGGTACGAGGTGACCGTCACGGGCCAGGACGCCCACACGGGCGCGACGCCGATGTACCTGCGCAAGAACGCGCTCCTCGGCGCCGCGCGCATGATCGACCGCATCGACGCCATCGCGCAGGAGCATGCGCCGAACGCGGTCGGGACGGTCGGGCTGATCGAGAACCGGCCGAACAGCCGCAACGTCATCCCCGGCGAGGTCTTCTTCACGGTCGACCTGCGGCACCCGGACGACGCGGTGCTGGACGTCATGGAGAGCAAGCTTCGGCAGGCGCTCGGGGAGATCCTGACGCCGCTGAAGCTCGCCTACGAGGAGAAGCGGATCTGGCACTCGCCGGCCGTCCGCTTCGCCCCGGCGCTGATCGACTGCGTCCGGATCGGCGCCGAGCGCGCGGGCTTCCCGCACCGGGACATGGTGTCGGGCGCAGGCCACGACGCGGCCTACGTGGCGCGGGTGGCGCCGACCACGATGATCTTCGTGCCTTGCGCGGGTGGGATCAGTCACAACGAGGCGGAATCGACCAGCTTCGACGAGTGTGCCGCCGGGGCACAGGTTCTCCTCAACGCGGTCCTCGAATACGATCGCCGCCTGGGGTGA
- the hydA gene encoding dihydropyrimidinase, whose product MTILIRGGTVVNHDHSRRADVLVEGGTIVAVGESLDAPAGAEVIDAGGCYVMPGGIDPHTHMELPFMGQVSADDFEWGTKAAVSGGTTMIVDFCIPNPGQSMLAAYQDWRRKGEKAATDYGLHMAVTWWDKQVFDEMETVVKTYGINTFKHFMAYKGALMVNDDELYHSFSRCAQLGAMPLVHAENGDVVFRMQEDTMARGVTGPEGHAFSRPPEVEGEATNRAIMIADMVGAPLYVVHTSCRDSHEAIKRAREAGKRVFGEPLIQHLVLDDREYLNKDWDYAARRVMSPPFRDKRHQDSLWAGLMSGSLQVVATDHCSFTTEQKRIGLGDFRKIPNGTGGLEDRMPVLWTAGVNTGRLTKEEFVAVTSANIARILNVYPRKGAVAVGSDADLVVWDPKAEKTIAASKQVSRIDYNVFEGYRCTGLPVVVLSGGRVAWKEGDLRAEKGDGQYVARDPFPAIHVANTTWKELNRPRGVARVDVTP is encoded by the coding sequence ATGACCATCCTGATCCGTGGCGGTACCGTGGTGAACCATGACCATTCCCGGCGGGCGGACGTGCTCGTCGAGGGCGGGACGATCGTGGCCGTCGGGGAGAGCCTCGACGCCCCGGCGGGCGCGGAGGTGATCGACGCCGGCGGGTGCTACGTGATGCCCGGCGGCATCGACCCGCACACCCACATGGAACTGCCCTTCATGGGCCAGGTCTCCGCCGACGACTTCGAGTGGGGCACCAAGGCGGCCGTGTCGGGCGGCACGACCATGATCGTCGACTTCTGCATCCCCAACCCGGGCCAATCCATGCTCGCCGCCTACCAGGACTGGCGGCGCAAGGGCGAGAAGGCGGCGACCGACTACGGCCTGCACATGGCCGTCACCTGGTGGGACAAACAGGTCTTCGACGAGATGGAAACCGTCGTGAAGACCTACGGCATCAACACGTTCAAGCACTTCATGGCGTACAAGGGCGCCCTGATGGTGAACGACGACGAGCTCTACCACTCGTTCAGCCGCTGCGCCCAGCTCGGCGCCATGCCGCTCGTCCATGCGGAGAACGGCGACGTGGTCTTCCGCATGCAGGAGGACACCATGGCGCGCGGCGTGACCGGGCCGGAGGGCCACGCCTTCTCGCGGCCGCCGGAGGTCGAGGGCGAGGCCACCAACCGGGCGATCATGATTGCCGACATGGTGGGGGCGCCGCTCTACGTGGTGCACACGTCCTGCCGGGACAGCCACGAGGCGATCAAGCGGGCGCGCGAGGCCGGCAAGCGCGTCTTCGGCGAGCCGCTGATCCAGCATCTCGTCCTGGACGACCGGGAATACCTGAACAAGGACTGGGACTACGCCGCCCGACGGGTGATGTCGCCGCCCTTCCGCGACAAGAGGCACCAGGACAGCCTGTGGGCTGGCCTGATGTCGGGCTCGCTGCAGGTCGTGGCGACGGACCATTGTTCGTTCACCACCGAGCAGAAGCGGATCGGGCTCGGCGACTTCCGCAAGATCCCGAACGGGACGGGGGGGCTCGAGGACCGCATGCCGGTACTCTGGACGGCGGGCGTCAATACCGGCCGCCTGACCAAGGAGGAGTTCGTCGCCGTCACGTCAGCCAACATCGCGCGCATCCTGAACGTCTACCCGCGCAAGGGCGCGGTGGCGGTCGGGTCCGACGCGGACCTGGTGGTCTGGGACCCGAAGGCGGAGAAGACCATCGCGGCCTCGAAGCAGGTGAGCCGCATCGACTACAACGTCTTCGAGGGATACCGCTGCACGGGCCTGCCCGTCGTGGTCCTCTCCGGCGGCCGCGTCGCCTGGAAGGAGGGCGACCTCCGGGCCGAGAAGGGCGACGGCCAGTACGTGGCGCGCGACCCGTTCCCGGCCATCCACGTCGCCAACACGACCTGGAAGGAACTGAACCGGCCGCGTGGGGTGGCCCGGGTGGACGTGACGCCGTGA
- a CDS encoding PIN domain-containing protein → MKVGLDTNILVYAAGLDDLRRRESSAELLLRLTEQDCVVSALVFSELHYVLARKTRDKSYASRTVAGFMRIYDVAPIDTTALQLGLELVDRHGFQIFDAVIFAGAVQAGCRILLSEDGHAGFERFGCTIINPFLVPMHPLLATVLAEAGPSNATT, encoded by the coding sequence GTGAAGGTCGGCCTCGATACAAACATTCTCGTCTATGCGGCCGGTCTGGACGACCTGCGCAGGAGGGAATCCTCGGCTGAACTCCTGCTCCGACTGACTGAACAGGATTGCGTCGTCTCGGCCCTGGTGTTCAGCGAGCTTCACTACGTTCTTGCCCGCAAGACTCGCGACAAGTCGTATGCGAGCCGTACTGTCGCCGGCTTCATGCGGATCTACGACGTGGCACCAATCGACACAACGGCGCTCCAACTCGGCCTCGAACTGGTGGATCGACACGGCTTCCAGATCTTCGATGCGGTGATCTTTGCCGGCGCCGTCCAGGCGGGATGCCGGATCCTCCTCTCCGAGGACGGGCATGCCGGATTCGAGCGCTTCGGCTGTACCATCATCAATCCCTTCCTCGTACCCATGCACCCGCTGCTGGCGACAGTGCTCGCCGAAGCAGGTCCATCGAACGCGACAACCTGA
- a CDS encoding ABC transporter substrate-binding protein — translation MKRALVTLGILAATGLGGSAAWAQEKVTLQLKWVTQAQFAGYYVAKDKGFYKEAGLDVTIKPGGPDIAPPQVLAGGGADVIVEWMPAALAAREKGVPLVNIAQPFKRSGMMLTCRKESGIKSPDDFKGKTLGVWFFGNEYPFMAWMARLGIKTDGSAGGVKVVKQGFNVDPILQKQAECISTMTYNEYWQVIDAGLKAEDLVTFKYADQGVATMEDGLYASEEKLKDPKFVERMGKFVKASMKGWDWARANPKEAAKIVLDNDTTGAQTEKHQVRMMGEINKLTEGSSGKLDPADYAVTVKTLLTAGGEAPVITKEPKGAWTAAVTDAAGIK, via the coding sequence ATGAAAAGAGCATTGGTGACCCTCGGAATCCTCGCCGCCACGGGCCTCGGCGGGTCCGCCGCCTGGGCACAGGAGAAGGTGACGCTGCAGCTGAAGTGGGTCACGCAGGCCCAGTTCGCCGGCTACTACGTCGCCAAGGACAAGGGCTTCTACAAGGAGGCCGGCCTCGACGTGACCATCAAGCCGGGCGGCCCCGACATCGCGCCCCCGCAGGTGCTCGCCGGCGGCGGGGCGGACGTGATCGTCGAGTGGATGCCGGCCGCGCTCGCCGCGCGCGAGAAGGGCGTGCCGCTCGTCAACATCGCGCAGCCGTTCAAGCGGTCCGGCATGATGCTGACCTGCCGGAAGGAGTCGGGCATCAAGTCGCCGGACGACTTCAAGGGCAAGACGCTGGGTGTCTGGTTCTTCGGCAACGAGTATCCGTTCATGGCCTGGATGGCCCGGCTCGGCATCAAGACCGACGGGTCGGCGGGCGGCGTGAAGGTCGTCAAGCAGGGCTTCAACGTCGACCCGATCCTGCAGAAGCAGGCCGAATGCATCTCGACGATGACCTACAACGAATACTGGCAGGTCATCGACGCGGGCCTCAAGGCCGAGGACCTCGTCACCTTCAAGTATGCCGACCAGGGCGTCGCCACGATGGAAGACGGCCTCTACGCCTCCGAGGAGAAGCTCAAGGACCCGAAGTTCGTCGAGCGGATGGGCAAGTTCGTCAAGGCTTCGATGAAGGGATGGGACTGGGCCCGCGCCAACCCGAAGGAGGCGGCCAAGATCGTGCTCGACAACGACACGACGGGCGCGCAGACCGAGAAGCACCAGGTGCGCATGATGGGCGAGATCAACAAGCTCACCGAGGGCTCCAGCGGCAAGCTCGACCCGGCCGACTACGCCGTGACCGTCAAGACCCTCCTGACCGCCGGCGGCGAGGCCCCGGTGATCACCAAGGAGCCGAAGGGGGCGTGGACCGCGGCGGTGACGGACGCGGCCGGGATCAAGTAG
- a CDS encoding ABC transporter permease — MVGLVLLLVGSAAALDYVHRPDVAGAAPGWFWGAVVGLWLFAWLVTARFAAAAPPVAFGRRAVDLIVPVLFGAFLIFLWEVVTVGAGVPSVLMPAPSAIGARIAQAVPTLRDDFVQTVLRAVIPGWICGSAAGFLIAILCDRVPFLARGLIPIGNFVSALPMIGIAPIMVMWFGFDWPSKVAVVVIMTFFPALVNTVAGLQAAGRLELDLMRSYGAGYLQTLLKLRLPAAMPFVFNGLKINSTLALIGAIVAEFFGTPVVGMGFRISTEVGRMSLDMVWAEIAVAAVTGSLFYGLLALAERAVTFWHPSYRRR; from the coding sequence ATGGTCGGCCTGGTCCTCCTCCTCGTCGGGAGTGCGGCGGCGCTCGACTACGTGCACCGGCCGGACGTGGCGGGCGCGGCACCGGGCTGGTTCTGGGGGGCGGTCGTCGGCCTGTGGCTGTTCGCCTGGCTGGTCACGGCGCGCTTCGCCGCGGCGGCGCCGCCGGTCGCCTTCGGCCGGCGGGCCGTGGACCTGATCGTGCCGGTGCTGTTCGGCGCCTTCCTGATCTTCCTGTGGGAGGTGGTGACCGTCGGGGCGGGCGTGCCGTCCGTGCTGATGCCGGCCCCCTCCGCCATCGGGGCCCGCATCGCCCAGGCCGTGCCGACGCTCAGGGACGATTTCGTCCAGACCGTGCTGAGGGCCGTCATCCCCGGGTGGATCTGCGGGTCGGCGGCCGGGTTCCTGATCGCGATTCTGTGCGACCGGGTGCCGTTCCTGGCGCGCGGGCTGATCCCGATCGGCAACTTCGTGTCGGCGCTGCCGATGATCGGCATCGCGCCCATCATGGTCATGTGGTTCGGCTTCGACTGGCCGTCCAAGGTCGCCGTCGTGGTGATCATGACCTTCTTCCCGGCGCTGGTGAACACGGTGGCTGGCCTGCAGGCCGCGGGCCGGCTGGAGCTCGACCTGATGCGCTCCTACGGGGCCGGCTACCTGCAGACGCTCCTCAAGCTGCGGCTTCCCGCCGCCATGCCGTTCGTCTTCAACGGCCTCAAGATCAACTCGACGCTGGCGCTGATCGGCGCCATCGTGGCCGAGTTCTTCGGCACGCCGGTGGTCGGAATGGGCTTCCGCATCTCGACCGAGGTGGGGCGTATGAGTCTCGACATGGTCTGGGCCGAGATCGCCGTCGCGGCGGTCACCGGATCGCTCTTCTACGGTCTCCTCGCCCTGGCCGAGCGGGCCGTCACCTTCTGGCATCCGTCCTACCGGCGTCGCTAG
- a CDS encoding ABC transporter permease, with protein MTTEALAGPDPDASRAKARPAARAPGSTVPVLTVVLLILAGWYVACLPMNAGLPAMPTEGTLLARYQAAWSLERPVLPSPHQIALELRTSTCGRLDEERPLLEAFFACEIRWTPRNLLFHAWTTLSSTLLGFLLGAVLGTGLAVLIVHVRSLEKSLLPWIIASQTVPILAVAPIVIVVLGSLGVTGLVPKSIISAYLCFFPVTIGMVKGLTSPAVIDLDLMRTYNASTAQTFWKLRWPASLPFLFASLKVAVAISLVGAIVGELPTGAQAGLGARLLTGSYYGQTVQIWAALFAAAVLAALAVGTVGLAERLTMRAMGGRP; from the coding sequence ATGACGACTGAGGCGCTCGCCGGGCCGGATCCGGACGCGAGCCGGGCCAAGGCGCGCCCGGCGGCGCGCGCGCCCGGCAGTACCGTCCCGGTCCTGACCGTCGTGCTCCTGATCCTGGCGGGCTGGTACGTCGCCTGCCTGCCGATGAATGCCGGCCTGCCGGCGATGCCGACGGAGGGCACGCTCCTGGCGCGCTACCAGGCCGCCTGGAGCCTGGAGCGGCCGGTCCTCCCCTCGCCCCATCAGATCGCCCTGGAGCTCAGGACCTCGACCTGCGGGCGGCTCGACGAGGAGCGGCCCCTCCTCGAGGCGTTCTTCGCCTGCGAGATCCGCTGGACGCCGCGCAACCTGCTGTTCCACGCCTGGACGACGCTCTCCTCGACGCTGCTCGGCTTCCTCCTCGGCGCCGTGCTGGGAACGGGGCTCGCCGTCCTCATCGTGCACGTCCGGTCGCTCGAGAAGAGCCTGCTGCCCTGGATCATCGCGTCCCAGACGGTGCCCATCCTGGCGGTGGCGCCGATCGTCATCGTGGTGCTCGGGTCGCTCGGCGTGACGGGCCTCGTCCCGAAGTCGATCATCTCCGCCTATCTCTGCTTCTTCCCGGTGACCATCGGCATGGTGAAGGGGCTGACGTCGCCGGCGGTGATCGACCTCGACCTCATGCGGACCTACAACGCCTCGACGGCGCAAACCTTCTGGAAGCTGCGCTGGCCGGCCTCGCTGCCGTTCCTGTTCGCGAGCCTGAAGGTGGCGGTGGCGATCAGCCTCGTGGGGGCGATCGTGGGCGAGCTGCCGACGGGCGCCCAGGCGGGGCTCGGGGCGCGGCTGCTGACCGGCTCCTACTACGGGCAGACCGTCCAGATCTGGGCCGCCCTCTTCGCCGCCGCGGTCCTGGCGGCGCTGGCGGTGGGGACGGTCGGGCTCGCCGAACGGCTGACGATGCGCGCCATGGGGGGCCGGCCGTGA
- a CDS encoding ABC transporter ATP-binding protein, with protein sequence MAGVEERTAGDRAPGGIPPAVGTRRLSLTFDTADGPVYALKDVDLQIMPGEFVSLIGPSGCGKTTLLRVIADLEQATAGEVRVNGWSPREAREKRQYGYVFQAPGLYPWRTVEKNVMLPLEIFGVPRAERRARALRNLELVNLKGFEKKYPWQLSGGMQQRASIARALSFDPRLLLMDEPFGALDEIVRDKLNEQLLRLWRETRKTVVFVTHSIPEAVFLSTRIVVMSPRPGRIIDVIDTELPRERTLDIRETPAFLKVAHRVREGLRAGHSYDD encoded by the coding sequence ATGGCGGGCGTCGAGGAGCGGACGGCGGGCGATCGGGCACCGGGGGGCATTCCGCCGGCGGTCGGCACGCGGCGGCTGTCGCTCACCTTCGACACCGCGGACGGGCCCGTCTACGCGCTGAAGGACGTCGACCTCCAGATCATGCCGGGCGAATTCGTGTCGCTGATCGGCCCGTCCGGCTGCGGCAAGACCACGCTCCTGCGCGTCATCGCTGATCTCGAGCAGGCGACCGCCGGCGAGGTCCGGGTGAACGGCTGGTCGCCGCGCGAGGCCCGGGAGAAGCGGCAGTACGGCTACGTGTTCCAGGCCCCCGGCCTCTATCCCTGGCGCACGGTCGAGAAGAACGTGATGCTGCCGCTCGAGATCTTCGGCGTGCCGCGGGCGGAGCGGCGGGCGCGGGCGCTGCGCAATCTCGAACTCGTCAACCTCAAGGGCTTCGAGAAGAAGTATCCCTGGCAGCTCTCCGGCGGGATGCAGCAGCGCGCCTCGATCGCCCGTGCCCTGTCGTTCGACCCGCGGCTCCTGCTCATGGACGAACCCTTCGGAGCGCTCGACGAGATCGTGCGCGACAAGCTCAACGAGCAGCTCCTCCGCCTGTGGCGGGAGACCCGCAAGACGGTCGTGTTCGTGACCCATTCGATCCCCGAGGCGGTGTTCCTGTCGACGCGGATCGTGGTGATGAGCCCGCGGCCGGGGCGCATCATCGACGTCATCGACACCGAGCTGCCGCGCGAGCGGACGCTCGACATCCGCGAGACGCCGGCGTTCCTCAAGGTCGCGCACCGGGTGCGCGAGGGCCTGCGGGCCGGGCATTCCTATGACGACTGA